The following DNA comes from Pomacea canaliculata isolate SZHN2017 linkage group LG10, ASM307304v1, whole genome shotgun sequence.
CTGCATTTGTAGCgataataattgtaaattaaccaaatgcaaaaaaaattcCTCGTCTTTTAAAAACCCACCTCgttgaaataaaaagacaataatgaTACAACCGGAGCCAAGCTACAacctgtaataaatattttctttgacttATCTTCTTTGATGCTAGTTACCAAATACAGGATTGCTTTAAATTGTGCATCCGACTCATACTTTCGTTATGTTTTCATGTTCATTATGTCATTGCTACAGGAATGCAGAAAAGTCGATTTGGACTGGTCAGTTACTATGGTTACGGCCAGCCCGCTTTAGTTCACACAATCCAGGGTCAAATGTTTGGTGATTCCAGCAACCTCCTCAAAGCCGCCGAAACTCTCAGGTATAACATGGCTAGAACAGACTTATTGCAACTGAGATCCTGTCGGTTCCAGTACTGTCATTGCttgcatgtattttattattactgtgcAAAGCGAGTACACGGTCCACAGTCGCAACGGTCAGCGTCTGTCaatgccctgggttcagatctcgtctcgggcacgctgttccttctctgcatgtgacatctattcacagggctggctgttttgttgtagttgccttagttactggctagACTAATTACACCCCCCCCTTTCACATGCAAGCTAACATATATTAGCAATGGCGCCTCGAAATTTTAGCAGCCTAGTAAAGATACATTCTTTGAAAAATCTAGTAGAAGCTTGAATTTAATGAGGCTGAAATACTGTAGAATGTACTTTGAAAATCCTTTAACACAAACGGTATTAATTCTGTGgtaatattataattttttttttcacaacaaaggccaaattcatttcttttaccTTAGAGGAAGagatagtgagagagaaattgttttcaaacacaACCTGTTGTGTGTACTGCCGctctttaacaaaaatattttgaatgtgttttgtctgttttcacgATGCAAGCATTTGTGTAGaacttttgctgtttttgttgcatCGTTGTCCCCAAAGTGATGTGCCTGTGGTATTTCTCTTGTCCAGCCTGACAGCCTCTGTCAGCGACAGGAGCCCTACAGACGCCCTCCGGTCCGCCATGATGTACCCGTACCGGGTGGGTGTGGCCAAGATACTCGTGCTGGTGCCGTGCTGGTGCCGTGGTGACCTGGGTGACCTGGCCAGCGTTCTACAGTCGCACGGCTTtgtgctgcacgtgctgcagGAGCAGCCGCTGATGGTGGCGGAATCCAGCAACAACAGCCCCTCCAAAGTCTTTGGTGAGTGCGGGGCTATTTCCAGATCCAATGGGATACCCGAgctcaactcttttttttcaaatggcttgatttgttttgtttgtttatttgttgttgttgttttgtttttgtttttttgtttatttttgttttgttttttttttttgactgcgGATCGTGCATTCCTATTTGAGGGATGTATTAACCTTTTACCCATAGAATTCTGAACTACGGTGGGACGTCCAATCCCCGTGTCCTTCGacgttacaaataaaaactgggTTACGTTATTTCTGAAGGGTATTTGTTTAATATCACGTCAGCAGATAGGCCAATCCACTTGTACTAacaatcctcctccccatcAACCCCCAACcacacattaaaacaataaaatattgtaaaacagCTACATCTCTGTCACCCCTGAACGCGGGTGTTGCGTTTTATTGGCATCTTTCaaattaatgtcattttttttgaACCCATGCTGTTCACTAAGACTTATCAGACTTCAACGTGTTGAAAGGCTCTGATTCTGTGCAGGCGCGGACAGGGACATCGTGATGACACGTCGGGGCACGTCCCGCATCAGCAGCAGCCTGGGCGAGCACGTGCAGCTGCCGCAAGACCAGTGCGTCAGCATGGCGTTGGCCACCAACGGTTCTGTCTTCGACTTCACGCACATGCGCGAGCGCGACCGGATCCAGCGCGAGTTCCTTGAGGCCTTCGCCACTCGCGCCGCCTTCACTGCCTGGCCACCCGCCTGCCAGGTCTGCAGTTGCCATGACGACGGGGCCGGCGGCGGCCATTCGGTGTGCCGTCTGTGTGAGGACAATGCAGGGCACGAAAATGTAAGTCTTTGGATAGTGTGTTCTTCTTGCCAGACCTTTGCCTTCGGTGAACAGGAGGggaaagaaatttcttttattattctttcttttgcgtTCATTTATCGATCATTTCtttgttatgttgtttattttgtttgtttgttccttcgATGGGTTGTTTCTTTTAGTcatcctttcttttctcctctccGATATATCGATAGCATGTTTCACATAGCAGCCAAGAATCAAAAGAAACCAGGAATAGATGGTCATGTGTCATACATGGTGACCACAAATAGTGCAGATCATGAGACTGCTTACCTGACGCCTCAAGACATGGACTAGCGGGATCGAGAAACTTTATTCCAAAGACAATTTTACATTCTAGCTAATAGTATATCCAACTCTACCTCACGATGAAAGCACTTACTTTGCCTCCTTTTACCGCACGTCTCCTGTTTACATCACATTcccttttgtttcttgtttacagcatattcctttctgtttcttgtttacagcATATTCccttctgtttcttgtttacagcATATTCCATTCTGGCTTCAGTCTCCTACCACCAGCCTCATGAGCGTGATCAATGACTTACACCACCGAGTTATGGTGAGTGTGATATGTAGCTGGAcattgcttgtgtgtgtatagaaTTACAGTTTAATTGAAGAACTTACAAATATAAACGTCTCcatttatctatatatacatcTGTATGTGTACAAATGCTGTATATTAGATAGAGAGGTCATATAGACAGAGGTTATTGGCGCTATCCTTCAGTCATCATTGATATTTTCTAAACATGTTATCTGTCTTTGTCTTACAGACAGCTCTCTTGGTTCCTCCACTTAACTCAACCACAGCTGCATGAACCTCTGACACCATCCACCGCCACGTTCACGAACAAGCGTCACCCTCctgcccaccaccaccaccaccacaccacgcCAGGCAATGCAAGACGCGGGATCACGTAGTGTCGTCAACGTGATCCTCCCATCATGCTGTATTTGTGCAAATTAGTCTACAGACGCCATTGTGATTGtaggaaatattttgatatcGCTGTACTTTTTAACCACCTTTCCTTCAGTATGATGGATTCTCATAATTATgttactgtatatatatatacaatatgtGTTTAGTTGCTGTCGTGTCATTGTCGATGCTTGACTCGATAATCATAGATAGCCAAagagttttatgtttttgtttcgttgtttaatttctgtatttatatataaaaaaaattcaaagagcTTGCAGTTTGGCTCGTTTTCTGTTATTAAGCTGGCATACAAAGGTAGCTTAGAAAATTCTTCTACGAGAACTGTTCATACATTCAGTGCaaagtatgtgtttatgtgtgcgtgtgaagtTGTCGGCTTCATTCTGCTCTCTTCCCCGcagattttggaaaatattgtttatcaatacagtgaaaattgtttttacaagTAGGCTAGGCAAGTAGCATAACTTTTCAAACACTAGACTAGCTGAGTATTTAATAATGGATGCTAGACGTGTCTAATAAATGCTTTCAAAGGTTAGAAAAGCTTTTAACTAGAGAGGTGTAGGTGTAGCCTGGTGGTTAATGCACTTATCTTTCAGTCAGAACCTCAACGGTTCGGTGTTCGCCTGGAAAACTAACTTGACCACCTTTGTTATTAGTCACGGACTATTAGTGTTTAGTCAGTTTTATTCTAGTTTCGGAACGTATTGTCTACAATACTATGACGCAGTAAAGTGCCTTTCATCTTTGAGGaattccatttttatttcaatatctTTTTTGAAGCCAGAAAGTGAGTCGGAGTGGGTTGGACATACAGAAatgcaatgtttgtttttgtttactttttcaaagcattaaagtaaaaaaatacaatgtgcTGGAGCCtaaaagagttttatttgtatgcatttACGTGTGAATGGCGAGTAACTCTAGAGATGGCGAAAATGATGACATGAAAACTGAAAACTCCACACTTCTGATGACACGAGGATCAGACGACATCAAAAACCGGAATGGAACTAATTGTTGCCACGAAACTGATGTTGACAAACAGCTTGACATGGAATTTAAAACCTTCCGCCAAAAATTCATGACCAGGACCatctgtgatgatgatgatgaggaggaggaggaggaggagaatggtgattgaaaaatattaactaaAAGTGAAAGGaatgttgatatatatatatgtgtgttaagTGCATACACAGATTTCACATCTGCAGTCCCTTCTCTTGTCCGGCAGAAAGTCGCCATGTCTGTCTAGAACTCTGAACATGGCGGCGATGACGTCATCGCTGGCCATCAGAAGCCCTTGTCCAGCAGGAAATCACCGAGTCGCTCCACCGCGCTGTAGCACGCACCCAGCTGCGAGCTGTCTTCGTACGCCGCCACAATGACGCAGCGGCTGCAGCAGCAGATGACGCAGCCGTGTCCGGAGGCCGCGTCCCTGGCGACCATGATGCTGCCGCGGTTGCTGAGTCGCGTCATGGTGTAGTGGCTGCCGCCCACCCGCAGCCCCCGCTGCCGCAACCCTGAGTCGTCCTGCAGATGACACTTGCCTTcgtcaccatctctctctctccgccacCGACACCAGCAACAAGAACCGCCACAAACCCAAAACGCATTTCCGCGAATAAACATCCGGGCTTCTATATGTTTAATTTTGGAGCAATGAATCTGATCGCTGATCCCTgaactgtttttttgtttatccttttttttctttctttctcatatgGGTTCATGCAGCAAGTAAAGTTAAAACCGAAAACTGCTTAATGATGAGTGGAtgctgtaaaaacaaacaaacacacacactcactctcaaaACTAAAGACCTTCATTAGACTGTACCTGAAATCCAGCTGTCAGGTAAGTAAACTCCTCAGGCTCAACTTGGAAGTGTGAACTAGTTGTTGCCCAAAGATGACCTCCCTTGCTGTAGAAGGCGAACTGAGTTACCAGCCCCTTTTCTTGCAAAATCCTTCCATATTCGCTCCACTTACTGCACATGTTGACATCCGCGAGCCTGCGCACAAACCATCAGCATCGACCATGTTCGTGCATCTTGCCACATATGccacaaaataaagaatgtgtTTCCAGTAGAGAATTAATTTACCATAACTTACCTTTACTCTTCTGCTTGCGATGTCTTATTCTAATACATTGCTGCGACTTTCATCAGCCACAAATTATTGTAAGCTCCAATCGTTTTTGCCACGAGGTCAAGCACGGCTAGGAAGGGACAAAAGCTGACCTTCCTAAGAACCAAAGAATATCGGGATGGGCGTACGTCTATCCCAGAGTTCAGAaacattgtcacgtgacatattTATGTCCGTGGGAGTGACGCGTGCGGTACATAAACAATGGCAGTCTGACAACGCCGACTGTAAATTCGATGAGGTGGGAATGGGTACAAGCATATATAGAGATCCGTGCTAGACACTTTCCCTTCTTGCCgtctaattaaaaatataaaataccacatataaaatgtaaaaaaagcaaGGACTGCGTTGTAGCTGTCGAGCTTGAAATATAATCAtgtaagacttttttttgtttttgttttgctctctcTATCACATAGAAGCGACAGAAACATTAGTCACAAAAAGTACTTTGTCCTATTTTTAGCTATGAAGTCGAAAAGTCGGGTTACCAGTACATTACACTCTCGTACCTTGAAATCTGTGTCGACCATGAATTCTCTAGTCCGATTCTCGCTGACTACTTTCGAGCAATGGCGAAGGTTCTGTAGTGGGTAGCGCAGCTCGAGGCCAGGCCACATTGCCTAGCTGCATGCTTAATACTGCCAAGCAGCCAGCAGAGCTGCTCCTTGTCTGACTGTCACAGCGTCAACCTGTCAACTAGCGCCTCGTCGTGCTGCTGACCCCAGGAGCTCTCGCTAAGCGGACAGCACAATAGGACATTAGCGAGTTCGTTTCCAGGCGCAGACAGCTTGACGTTGTCATTAATGGCACGACTTCGATTAGAACATGTCCCCCcaccctctcacacacaacctcccactttctctctctcactctctctctcacacacaccctccctcacacactctctctcacacacacactgtggaTAGTCGCAAGACTTGTGTGGTTTAGTTAAACATCAGATCGACGTAGCCATGCGTTACGATAGATGTACAAAGAAACCCGCCAGGTGTTGTTCGCACCTGCAGCGTGTCTATACTCGTGAAGAGAAAACACTTTGTGACTGCTGTCGTACCGAGGAAGTAAATTATCCTCCAGTTGTAGTCGACATTACACAGGCCGGAGGTCTTAGTATCCCCCTTGGTGTCTTAGTGTCCCCCTAACCGTCATGGTGGCTCGACTTGTGCAGAGGATCCTTCAGGTAAACAGAACAGGGAGAAGAGGCAGACGAACAAAATAGAAATGAGCAGACGATATCCAAGAATGGACTGTCCTGTCTGTCAACTCATCCTAGAGAATGACCGAGAACTAAGAGACATGGCGAGAACCGGTGGTAACATCGTCAGGTGCCCCTCAGGAGTATATGATGACGTCAGAGCCTAAGCACTTTCATCGTCTAGCATTACTGAAACATTTATCACCATTTCTGACAAGCTATAACGAATGACTCAAGCTTCTGTAAATAAAG
Coding sequences within:
- the LOC112573151 gene encoding profilin-like is translated as MCSKWSEYGRILQEKGLVTQFAFYSKGGHLWATTSSHFQVEPEEFTYLTAGFQDDSGLRQRGLRVGGSHYTMTRLSNRGSIMVARDAASGHGCVICCCSRCVIVAAYEDSSQLGACYSAVERLGDFLLDKGF